A region from the Treponema pallidum subsp. pallidum str. Nichols genome encodes:
- a CDS encoding thiamine ABC transporter substrate-binding protein, protein MAHRMRVVFCCAAALSLCCCSRSRTDAPSLVIYVYDSFASEWGPGPELARRFYAKTGYSVQYVVFEDVTRAIHRAIRDQHTPSSRGADLIIGVDQYTLPLAREADLFSPYQPALPLPHALRIDPHNLAVPYDWGYVAFMFNTDAALPEPQRLSDLANPVYAKSIALADPHTNVLGTIFIGWAHTSLGAAWPAFWNTLYRANLLALAPSWSAAYGLFTAGEAALVLSYTTSAAYHLHHDNHTRFKPLLFPEGHPMHIEGISLVKRTKHARVATQFIDFLLSTEAQELLPLTQWMYPANPDVPLPAAFSAVPQPAACVSLSPQMCRAAAAALHASTP, encoded by the coding sequence ATGGCTCACCGTATGCGTGTTGTCTTCTGCTGCGCTGCAGCGTTGTCGCTCTGCTGCTGTAGTCGCAGCCGGACGGACGCGCCGTCGCTTGTTATCTATGTCTACGACTCCTTTGCTTCTGAATGGGGACCTGGCCCTGAACTTGCGCGGCGCTTCTACGCGAAAACAGGGTATTCCGTTCAGTACGTGGTGTTTGAGGACGTCACGCGCGCTATTCATCGTGCCATCCGCGATCAGCACACGCCGTCATCCAGAGGTGCCGATCTTATCATCGGGGTTGACCAATACACCCTCCCCCTTGCGCGTGAAGCAGATCTCTTCAGTCCCTACCAACCGGCCCTTCCGCTTCCTCACGCCTTGCGCATAGACCCACACAACCTCGCAGTCCCCTATGACTGGGGGTACGTCGCCTTCATGTTCAACACAGACGCTGCGCTTCCCGAGCCACAGCGGCTTTCAGATCTTGCAAATCCCGTCTACGCAAAAAGCATTGCACTTGCAGACCCGCATACTAACGTGCTTGGTACGATCTTTATCGGTTGGGCCCACACATCACTCGGCGCTGCATGGCCTGCGTTCTGGAATACGCTCTATCGCGCGAATCTCCTTGCGCTCGCCCCGAGCTGGAGCGCCGCATACGGCTTGTTCACCGCAGGGGAAGCCGCACTGGTACTTAGTTACACCACAAGTGCAGCGTACCACCTGCACCATGACAACCATACGCGCTTTAAACCTCTCCTCTTTCCCGAGGGCCACCCCATGCATATCGAAGGTATTAGCCTGGTGAAGCGTACGAAACATGCGCGGGTTGCTACTCAGTTTATCGACTTTCTGCTCAGCACTGAAGCGCAGGAGCTCCTTCCCCTCACTCAGTGGATGTACCCGGCCAATCCTGACGTACCGTTGCCTGCCGCATTCTCTGCAGTCCCTCAACCTGCTGCCTGCGTGTCTCTCTCGCCGCAGATGTGCCGCGCTGCAGCAGCGGCATTACACGCATCAACCCCATGA
- a CDS encoding AMP-dependent synthetase/ligase, whose protein sequence is MSVCCTSSEERIERSKNLVHLVAQVAGAYAQLPAQYAKSSSGVFEITSFSSFYEHVCLFAAGLASIGCGRGDCIGLISDNRVEWLHASFGIQALGAADVPRGSDATERDLVQILGAVEARTVIVENDAQLKKLARCFDALPSVSQIVLLDAGGAYQAMKDEFVQNEDGSARKCSFFTYQDILAHGTQFRVHHPGRIEDEIGRTTRADVATIIFTSGTTGTPKGVVLSHENFLCQLIDISRRLTVCPGDIALSVLPVWHVFERISEYVVLSHAGGVAYSKPVGSVMLADLAKLNPHFLPSVPRIWEAIHDGIFKNVRKKGGVAAALFHFFLAAGKAYAYFYRSVFGLRTHTTRRAQFCAPLFACVPWLLLVPLHFLGNVLVFRKVRKKFGTSFKTAISGGGALPPNVDEFLYAIGVRVLEGYGLTETAPVIAMRSERRPVFGSVGTPCAYNEVKIVDDTGAQLPVGYKGIVLVRGKNIMQGYYKNPELTAQVLDADGWFNTGDIGYRCVGGQIVLRGRKKDTVVLRGGENVEPVPLEMSMQESRFIARAVVVGQDERYLAALIVPDEAELRLWAEAQELRTECMEELLVNPAVVKFFEQEIAKRISLENGFKIFERINRFVLLPKVFEVGVELSAKQEVMRHRVADLYAKEIAQLFS, encoded by the coding sequence ATGAGTGTGTGTTGTACGTCCTCCGAAGAGCGGATTGAACGGAGCAAGAATCTCGTTCACCTTGTCGCGCAGGTTGCTGGTGCGTACGCGCAGCTGCCTGCTCAGTATGCTAAAAGTAGCTCAGGAGTCTTTGAAATTACTTCTTTTTCCTCGTTTTACGAGCATGTTTGCCTGTTTGCCGCGGGTCTGGCCAGCATTGGGTGTGGTCGTGGTGATTGCATTGGTTTGATTTCCGACAATCGGGTTGAGTGGCTCCACGCGAGCTTTGGTATTCAGGCGCTTGGTGCAGCAGACGTCCCGCGTGGCTCTGACGCTACCGAGCGTGATCTTGTGCAGATTCTCGGTGCGGTAGAGGCACGCACCGTAATTGTGGAGAATGACGCGCAGTTGAAAAAACTCGCGCGGTGTTTTGATGCGTTGCCGAGCGTGTCGCAGATCGTGTTGTTGGATGCGGGCGGTGCGTACCAGGCGATGAAGGATGAGTTTGTCCAGAATGAGGACGGTTCTGCGCGGAAGTGCTCTTTTTTCACCTACCAGGACATACTCGCGCATGGGACACAGTTTCGGGTGCACCATCCAGGCAGGATAGAGGATGAGATTGGGCGTACCACGCGCGCGGACGTTGCTACTATTATTTTCACATCCGGTACCACGGGCACCCCGAAGGGAGTGGTGCTTTCGCACGAGAATTTTCTTTGTCAGTTAATCGATATCTCCCGCAGGCTGACCGTGTGTCCGGGGGATATCGCGTTGTCAGTGTTGCCTGTGTGGCACGTTTTTGAGCGAATTAGCGAGTATGTGGTACTGTCCCACGCAGGGGGCGTTGCTTACTCCAAGCCGGTAGGGTCGGTGATGCTTGCGGATTTGGCAAAGCTTAATCCTCACTTTTTGCCTTCTGTGCCTCGCATCTGGGAGGCCATTCACGATGGCATTTTCAAGAATGTGCGTAAGAAAGGGGGTGTTGCTGCAGCACTTTTCCATTTCTTTTTGGCAGCAGGCAAAGCGTACGCTTACTTTTACCGCAGCGTGTTTGGGCTGCGTACGCATACCACGCGTCGTGCGCAGTTTTGTGCGCCGCTGTTTGCCTGTGTGCCGTGGCTCCTTTTAGTTCCTCTGCACTTTCTTGGAAATGTCTTGGTGTTCCGCAAGGTACGGAAGAAGTTTGGTACCTCCTTTAAGACTGCTATCTCAGGGGGGGGCGCGCTTCCTCCAAATGTGGATGAGTTTTTGTACGCTATTGGCGTGAGAGTGCTTGAGGGGTACGGTCTGACGGAAACGGCGCCGGTAATTGCCATGCGCAGTGAGCGCAGGCCAGTGTTCGGTTCCGTGGGTACACCCTGCGCGTACAATGAAGTGAAGATTGTGGATGACACTGGCGCCCAGCTTCCGGTGGGGTATAAGGGGATAGTGCTTGTACGCGGCAAAAATATAATGCAGGGGTACTATAAAAATCCTGAGCTTACCGCGCAGGTGTTAGATGCAGACGGTTGGTTTAATACGGGGGATATTGGCTACCGCTGCGTGGGTGGACAGATTGTGTTACGGGGACGTAAGAAGGATACGGTTGTGCTGCGTGGTGGAGAGAACGTGGAGCCAGTTCCCCTCGAAATGAGTATGCAGGAGTCCCGTTTTATTGCGCGTGCAGTGGTAGTCGGGCAAGATGAGCGGTATTTGGCGGCGTTGATAGTTCCGGACGAGGCAGAGCTGCGGCTGTGGGCAGAGGCGCAGGAACTCCGCACAGAGTGCATGGAAGAATTGCTAGTAAATCCTGCAGTGGTGAAGTTTTTCGAGCAGGAAATAGCAAAGCGGATATCACTCGAGAACGGGTTTAAGATATTCGAGCGGATTAACCGTTTTGTGCTTCTGCCGAAGGTCTTTGAAGTGGGAGTGGAGCTTTCCGCAAAGCAGGAGGTAATGCGCCACCGGGTCGCCGACCTGTACGCAAAGGAGATCGCGCAGCTCTTTTCCTAG
- a CDS encoding chromate transporter, with protein MYTTSTTAAQRAQACHIWLQEINGFLCILSFFLSKRRHALSSRRPSCSELAQLFWVFFKIGLSTFGGGVAMLPLLKRLLCEHKKWVDEEELVNCFAIGQCTPGIIAVNVATFCGAKRARFWGALCTTLGVVTPSFLIIVFLAVGIRSLHTYAWTTRVLKGMNVAVSVLLMRTLFALRKKSLPDAGAWVTAMGTYGMMHVFHFPSLLAMLSAALAGLAIKTVRMWCASRV; from the coding sequence GTGTATACCACTTCCACCACCGCCGCACAGCGGGCGCAAGCCTGTCATATTTGGCTTCAGGAGATCAATGGCTTTTTGTGTATTCTCTCGTTTTTCCTTTCAAAAAGGAGGCATGCTCTGAGTTCACGCCGACCTTCGTGTAGCGAGCTTGCTCAGTTGTTCTGGGTCTTTTTCAAGATAGGTTTGAGTACTTTTGGTGGTGGAGTTGCGATGCTTCCGCTTTTGAAGCGTTTGCTCTGCGAACACAAAAAGTGGGTGGATGAGGAAGAGTTGGTGAATTGTTTTGCCATCGGTCAGTGTACACCTGGCATTATTGCGGTAAACGTCGCTACCTTTTGCGGTGCAAAGCGTGCACGCTTTTGGGGCGCGCTTTGCACCACGCTGGGGGTAGTGACACCCTCATTTCTTATCATCGTTTTCCTTGCAGTTGGGATTCGTAGTCTCCACACCTATGCATGGACCACGCGTGTGCTCAAAGGCATGAACGTCGCGGTATCAGTGCTACTGATGCGGACGCTTTTCGCGCTTAGGAAAAAATCGTTACCCGATGCAGGTGCCTGGGTTACTGCCATGGGTACGTATGGGATGATGCATGTATTTCATTTTCCCTCCCTCCTTGCCATGTTAAGTGCAGCGCTTGCAGGATTGGCAATAAAAACCGTACGTATGTGGTGTGCGTCACGCGTATGA
- a CDS encoding chromate transporter, whose amino-acid sequence MNLWSLCFLFMYVGLCSIGGGLVSLSVMQRELLIRGMVSAEHFYSMVAISESTPGPIGINLATYVGYEYAGIAGALVCTSALVFPSFIIIFFMERVLRAFQHSVILTRMLYGLRAGALGMIAGAVGTVFSIAVFPYAQFFQFVIGKRNTPPSLDVHTLTLFLVLCALSFFFKRIHPVFLIFLGALGALCFGN is encoded by the coding sequence ATGAACTTGTGGTCTTTGTGCTTTTTATTCATGTATGTCGGTCTCTGTTCTATTGGAGGTGGCTTGGTATCCCTCAGCGTCATGCAGCGTGAGCTTTTAATCCGGGGTATGGTGAGTGCCGAGCATTTTTATTCAATGGTTGCTATTTCAGAGTCTACACCTGGACCAATTGGAATTAACTTGGCAACCTACGTGGGCTACGAGTATGCAGGTATAGCAGGTGCGCTTGTGTGCACGAGCGCATTGGTGTTTCCTTCGTTTATCATTATTTTTTTTATGGAGCGTGTTTTGCGCGCCTTTCAACACAGCGTGATACTTACGCGCATGCTGTATGGTCTGCGTGCCGGTGCCTTGGGTATGATCGCAGGCGCTGTGGGAACTGTGTTTTCTATAGCAGTATTTCCCTATGCACAGTTTTTTCAGTTTGTAATTGGAAAAAGAAATACACCACCATCGCTCGATGTGCATACACTCACGCTGTTTTTGGTGTTATGCGCACTGAGCTTTTTCTTCAAAAGGATACACCCAGTTTTCTTGATATTCCTGGGCGCGCTGGGTGCGTTATGCTTTGGTAATTGA
- a CDS encoding alpha-amylase/4-alpha-glucanotransferase domain-containing protein, with product MKKGDNTKIRIAFAAKLTEACVQSLHAEHDPSQYQAFFSGLCRHEQLPLTVHMTGSFFQFIQKKNSPYPYLINNLLGSKRLELLSGGFYQPYLPLLPQADVISQIELLTSTLREHVIKRPRGCFLEASAWSAALIPSLVKAGMEYCLLDYRLFEASDMPATKPAVLEDSSKCLVALPYRELTIDTPAETFYAQLVARYGDTPGTVLIFMLPLDCYQKLFFTHDNASTWFKTFIQYVQKPNSPFRLTHTGEIYKEPPVCFGYIASNMVRNDVLLHKTAKQLIICSTHARLLYAKMMYVHNIAMQIKGDKQRKHHALSELWKAEQGVFFISSDRGYASAGSAQRTAYKYLLTAEKVARTPGVFNNSLITFDFNFDGVREFLSQRELMNMYVQLPGGLIFEFDIFSSYKNYAAVPRQPGGIFIDYVLSEQDVVHLRENPGHAVPTVFSHTPYQEIGFDPIKHELTLRAEGIFEEFNQPVSLKKQYFFKSEGVQVQYILKNESPLNLSAFFAVEMNLAVHGTDDAAPELVVFSENEKYTAAITRDHFPCISWMRLTDPEGKTVFTIEGNENPDVAITPLCESTSNQYANTEGIKCLFYWKVDLNAGYETEKMLFLKAFSTKKR from the coding sequence ATGAAAAAAGGAGACAATACCAAAATACGTATCGCATTTGCTGCGAAGTTAACGGAAGCATGTGTTCAGTCCCTGCACGCAGAGCACGATCCTTCTCAGTACCAGGCATTTTTTTCAGGTCTGTGCAGGCACGAACAACTCCCACTGACGGTGCACATGACCGGTTCTTTTTTTCAATTTATACAAAAAAAGAATTCTCCCTATCCTTATCTTATCAACAATCTGCTTGGTTCCAAACGGCTTGAATTACTCAGCGGCGGTTTTTACCAGCCGTATCTTCCCCTCCTCCCTCAGGCGGATGTAATTAGTCAAATTGAGCTACTCACTTCTACCTTGCGAGAACACGTTATAAAACGCCCACGGGGCTGCTTTCTGGAAGCATCTGCATGGAGCGCCGCGCTCATTCCCTCACTCGTAAAGGCCGGAATGGAATACTGTCTCCTAGATTACCGTCTCTTCGAAGCCTCTGATATGCCCGCTACTAAACCTGCAGTACTTGAGGACAGCAGCAAATGCCTTGTTGCATTACCGTACCGCGAACTGACGATTGACACCCCCGCTGAAACATTCTATGCGCAACTTGTCGCACGGTACGGCGACACCCCCGGTACTGTGCTCATTTTCATGCTTCCGCTCGACTGCTACCAAAAATTATTTTTTACACACGACAATGCATCCACTTGGTTTAAAACATTTATTCAATACGTGCAAAAACCGAACTCTCCCTTTCGTTTAACGCATACTGGAGAAATATACAAAGAGCCTCCTGTTTGTTTCGGATACATCGCTTCGAATATGGTGCGAAACGATGTCCTTTTGCACAAAACGGCCAAGCAATTAATAATATGCAGCACACACGCGCGGTTGTTGTACGCAAAGATGATGTACGTACACAATATTGCTATGCAAATTAAAGGAGATAAACAACGCAAGCATCATGCACTGTCCGAATTATGGAAAGCAGAACAGGGAGTTTTTTTTATTTCTTCTGATCGGGGGTACGCATCCGCAGGAAGCGCGCAACGTACTGCATATAAATACCTCCTGACTGCAGAAAAAGTGGCACGCACTCCTGGTGTGTTTAATAATTCTCTCATTACGTTCGACTTTAACTTCGATGGTGTACGGGAGTTTCTCTCTCAAAGGGAGCTGATGAATATGTACGTCCAATTACCAGGTGGACTGATTTTTGAATTTGACATTTTTTCATCGTATAAAAACTATGCAGCAGTCCCTCGACAACCGGGAGGCATTTTTATTGACTATGTGCTCTCTGAGCAAGATGTTGTGCACCTGCGAGAAAACCCCGGCCATGCCGTGCCCACGGTGTTCTCGCATACCCCTTATCAGGAAATAGGATTCGATCCTATAAAGCACGAGCTTACACTTAGGGCGGAAGGTATCTTTGAAGAATTCAATCAGCCTGTTTCATTAAAAAAACAGTACTTTTTTAAGTCTGAAGGCGTACAAGTTCAGTACATCTTAAAAAACGAAAGTCCCCTCAATCTTTCCGCATTTTTTGCAGTGGAAATGAATCTTGCCGTACACGGTACTGATGACGCTGCACCCGAGCTTGTGGTTTTTTCGGAAAATGAAAAGTACACTGCAGCAATTACCCGTGATCATTTTCCCTGCATTTCATGGATGCGTCTTACCGATCCTGAGGGGAAGACTGTCTTTACGATCGAAGGAAACGAGAACCCTGACGTGGCTATCACGCCTCTGTGCGAAAGTACATCGAACCAGTATGCAAACACCGAAGGCATCAAGTGTCTTTTCTACTGGAAAGTCGACTTGAACGCTGGATACGAAACAGAAAAGATGCTCTTTCTCAAAGCCTTTTCTACAAAGAAAAGGTAA